In one Candidatus Delongbacteria bacterium genomic region, the following are encoded:
- a CDS encoding type IX secretion system membrane protein PorP/SprF produces MKLVKIALILISVFTLAAGQFGSGLQEGARQEGMGGAFTGLADDGEAVVYNPAGLVNIKHFEAMFSYARHLENIKIENNGRINVGNVGYAHNFGDDIGSFAVKWYYKSMLSDDYESAENMFFVSYGRKIGGLFGFLSDNVREKYLSNLSLGVTLRFMEAGWYDSKDLMTLTGKEDLDSYSWSFGFGLKYDYESFGLGINVKNVNEPNIAQTGTFDDDMDYSAGAYWHYNPSSDKDVIAVEYEKENEGKALKAGTEYHFEFDDIFLKNIALRAGLDYSLDDDNDAIAYSSGLGFEFDYGLKIDYSVKFLTGSFEEDPMNHTISLILTGEMEKNDIYIEDIVSKIESKPEVIEEPVIEPIIEETPEIVVEEIPQPEINKHDYIVVNGDYLIKIAKKENKPLRFWEMIYFYNKDVIDENNKKHKELLKAGNLMSFDLIFPKQEFKIYVDNSFDNQIVEEVTGLSNDKNISDVILLRYERPRIWNVLKSQYDVSKYEYYLYSSDKDIMEGKASDRIVKVDENFKGRAYPGQILLVYEK; encoded by the coding sequence ATGAAATTAGTAAAAATAGCCTTAATATTGATATCTGTGTTTACTCTAGCTGCAGGTCAATTTGGTTCTGGTTTACAGGAAGGGGCAAGACAGGAAGGAATGGGAGGAGCTTTTACTGGTCTTGCTGATGACGGTGAAGCTGTCGTATACAATCCTGCTGGATTAGTAAATATTAAGCATTTTGAAGCAATGTTTTCATATGCAAGACACTTAGAAAATATCAAAATAGAAAATAATGGTAGAATTAATGTTGGAAATGTTGGTTACGCACACAATTTTGGTGATGACATTGGTTCGTTTGCTGTGAAGTGGTATTACAAAAGTATGCTAAGTGACGATTATGAAAGTGCTGAAAATATGTTTTTCGTCTCATATGGTAGAAAAATAGGAGGTCTTTTTGGTTTTCTATCTGATAATGTGAGAGAGAAATACTTATCTAATTTATCTCTGGGTGTAACCTTGAGATTTATGGAAGCTGGTTGGTATGATAGTAAAGATTTGATGACTCTAACTGGGAAAGAAGATTTGGATTCATACTCTTGGAGCTTTGGATTTGGTCTTAAATATGACTATGAATCGTTTGGATTGGGAATCAATGTGAAAAATGTTAATGAGCCAAATATTGCTCAAACAGGGACATTTGATGATGATATGGATTATAGTGCTGGAGCATATTGGCATTACAATCCCAGCAGTGATAAGGATGTAATTGCTGTTGAGTATGAAAAAGAAAACGAGGGTAAGGCTTTAAAAGCTGGAACTGAGTATCATTTTGAATTTGATGACATTTTTTTGAAAAATATAGCACTAAGAGCTGGTTTAGACTACTCATTGGATGATGACAATGATGCAATAGCATATTCTAGCGGACTGGGTTTTGAGTTTGATTATGGTCTTAAAATAGATTATTCTGTTAAGTTTTTGACGGGTAGTTTTGAAGAAGATCCAATGAATCATACTATTTCATTAATTCTTACTGGTGAAATGGAAAAGAATGATATCTATATCGAAGATATTGTTTCAAAAATTGAATCCAAACCAGAAGTTATTGAAGAACCTGTAATTGAACCAATAATTGAAGAAACTCCAGAAATTGTTGTTGAAGAGATACCGCAACCAGAAATAAACAAACATGATTACATTGTTGTAAATGGCGATTATCTGATAAAGATAGCTAAAAAAGAAAACAAACCTCTTAGATTCTGGGAAATGATTTATTTCTACAACAAAGATGTAATTGATGAAAATAACAAAAAGCATAAAGAACTTCTAAAAGCTGGAAATCTCATGTCTTTTGACCTGATTTTCCCTAAACAGGAATTCAAAATTTATGTTGACAATAGTTTTGATAATCAGATTGTAGAAGAAGTTACTGGTTTGTCCAATGATAAAAATATTAGTGATGTTATATTGTTAAGATACGAAAGACCAAGAATTTGGAATGTGCTTAAATCTCAGTATGATGTTTCAAAATATGAATACTACTTGTATTCTTCCGACAAAGATATTATGGAAGGAAAGGCAAGTGATAGAATCGTTAAAGTGGATGAGAATTTCAAAGGAAGAGCTTATCCTGGGCAAATATTACTTGTTTATGAAAAATAG
- the pyrE gene encoding orotate phosphoribosyltransferase, which translates to MSNYKNEFIKFLLDNGSLKFGEFTLKSGRLSPYFLNTGMLYSSEGIMKLGHFYASAINEKISEYNVVFGPAYKGIPLAVSAVVALKSKFDINCNYSFNRKEVKDHGDGGLFVGKKIESDDKIIIIDDVITAGTAIRETVEILRGSGDPKIVGIVVSVDRMEKGKGDFSAIQEIYQMTGINVIPIVTILDIIEFLEVKENRDMYKIDESVLAKMYEYRKTYGV; encoded by the coding sequence ATGTCGAACTATAAAAATGAATTTATAAAGTTTTTATTGGATAATGGATCATTAAAATTTGGTGAGTTCACTTTAAAATCAGGGAGACTTTCACCATATTTTTTAAATACAGGTATGCTATATTCCAGTGAAGGAATAATGAAATTAGGTCACTTTTATGCGAGTGCTATTAATGAGAAAATTTCTGAATATAACGTAGTATTTGGTCCGGCTTATAAAGGAATTCCTCTTGCTGTTTCTGCTGTTGTTGCTTTGAAAAGTAAATTTGATATAAACTGTAATTATTCTTTCAATAGAAAAGAAGTTAAAGATCACGGTGATGGAGGATTGTTTGTTGGTAAAAAGATTGAGTCAGATGATAAAATAATAATCATTGATGATGTAATAACTGCAGGTACAGCTATAAGAGAAACTGTAGAAATTTTAAGAGGTTCAGGAGATCCAAAGATTGTTGGGATTGTAGTTAGTGTTGATAGAATGGAAAAAGGCAAAGGTGATTTTTCTGCTATACAGGAGATCTATCAAATGACAGGAATAAATGTAATACCAATTGTAACTATTTTAGACATTATAGAATTTCTAGAAGTAAAAGAAAATAGGGATATGTACAAAATTGATGAATCTGTACTAGCTAAAATGTATGAATATAGAAAAACATATGGTGTTTAG